One window from the genome of Dehalococcoidia bacterium encodes:
- the thiS gene encoding sulfur carrier protein ThiS, whose protein sequence is MITLTINGKQRELAEEMLLPQLLEQLGIDRRLVAVAHNGDVIPRDRYDRVCLRNGDTVEIVRMVGGG, encoded by the coding sequence GTGATTACGCTGACCATAAATGGCAAACAGCGCGAGCTGGCGGAGGAGATGCTGCTGCCGCAGCTCCTGGAACAGCTCGGGATCGACAGGCGGCTGGTGGCGGTCGCCCACAACGGCGACGTGATCCCGCGTGACCGCTACGACCGCGTCTGTCTGCGAAATGGCGACACGGTCGAGATCGTCCGCATGGTCGGCGGAGGTTAG
- the thiO gene encoding glycine oxidase ThiO produces the protein MPDVVVVGGGAIGCATAYFLALEGLEVTLLERGELAGEASGAAAGMLAALSDEGGDRGPDFQKLCLDSFDLYQRLVPELEATGIDLRYRRSGVLHLALNEDEAAHLRRRYEAQKPLSPGMRWLEGDDLFREEPEVTRRAVAGMLSPEEHYLDPQRLVLALAEAARRRGVDIRTEAPLVRMGGRAGRLTWVRTPRESVSASHFVLAAGPWTAALARRLRSHVPVVPMRGQMLALGPATELKHVIWGEEAYLVPRENNLTFVGATVEDVGFRKRTTVEAIRRLRRAAEAMVPGLKLARLASTWAGLRPGSPDGLPMMGLLPGWSNVWVATGHFRNGILLAPITGKLIAASIALGTPVPELRPFDPQRFVPLAAAV, from the coding sequence GTGCCGGACGTGGTCGTCGTCGGCGGCGGGGCCATCGGCTGCGCCACCGCGTACTTTCTGGCGCTGGAGGGTCTCGAGGTCACGCTGCTCGAGCGCGGTGAGCTGGCCGGCGAGGCCTCGGGCGCCGCGGCCGGCATGCTTGCGGCGCTGTCCGACGAAGGCGGCGACCGCGGTCCCGACTTCCAGAAGCTCTGTCTCGATAGCTTTGATCTCTATCAGCGCCTCGTCCCAGAGCTGGAGGCCACGGGCATCGACCTGCGTTACCGTCGCTCAGGGGTCCTCCATCTCGCGCTGAACGAGGACGAGGCAGCCCATCTGCGCCGTCGCTATGAGGCGCAGAAGCCCCTGTCGCCCGGTATGCGCTGGCTCGAAGGCGACGACCTGTTCCGCGAGGAGCCCGAGGTAACGCGCCGGGCGGTCGCTGGCATGCTTTCACCGGAGGAGCACTACCTGGACCCCCAGCGCCTGGTCCTCGCTCTCGCCGAGGCGGCTCGCCGCCGTGGCGTCGACATCCGCACCGAGGCGCCCCTCGTGCGCATGGGCGGAAGGGCCGGCCGCCTGACCTGGGTGCGGACGCCCCGGGAGTCAGTCTCAGCGTCCCACTTCGTGCTGGCCGCGGGGCCCTGGACGGCGGCGCTGGCCAGGCGCCTGCGCTCCCATGTGCCGGTGGTCCCCATGCGCGGTCAGATGCTGGCCCTTGGCCCGGCGACGGAGCTGAAACATGTGATCTGGGGCGAGGAGGCCTACCTGGTGCCGCGCGAGAACAACCTGACCTTCGTGGGCGCGACCGTCGAGGACGTGGGCTTCCGCAAGCGCACGACCGTCGAAGCCATCCGCCGGCTACGCCGCGCCGCCGAGGCCATGGTCCCGGGGCTCAAGCTCGCGCGCCTCGCCTCCACCTGGGCCGGCCTGCGGCCCGGTTCGCCGGACGGCCTGCCGATGATGGGCCTGCTACCCGGCTGGTCGAACGTCTGGGTCGCCACCGGCCACTTCCGCAACGGCATCCTGCTGGCGCCGATCACCGGCAAACTCATCGCCGCAAGCATCGCCCTCGGCACTCCAGTGCCGGAGCTGCGGCCATTCGACCCGCAGCGGTTCGTCCCGCTCGCCGCGGCGGTGTAG
- the thiE gene encoding thiamine phosphate synthase, whose protein sequence is MPLPARIGRLRPPVLCFVAGPDIKDLDATVASAVAGGVNMVQLRDKVTPAGKLLETARRLKTITRGKALLVVNDRIDVALAAEADGAQLPEDGIPTLVARGLIGKHAVLGRSVHSVEAALQAGRESADFVIAGTVYKSASKPDVKPMGPGLIADITQAAGNLPVLAIGGVTAKNIGEVIKAGAAGVAVISAIANAEDPRAAAEELSKAMQEAWAEVRSAA, encoded by the coding sequence ATGCCGTTGCCCGCGAGGATCGGTCGCCTGCGCCCGCCCGTACTCTGCTTCGTAGCGGGGCCCGACATCAAGGACCTCGATGCGACCGTCGCGTCCGCCGTCGCTGGCGGCGTCAACATGGTCCAGTTGCGCGACAAGGTCACTCCCGCCGGGAAGCTGCTCGAGACCGCCCGCCGGCTGAAGACCATTACGCGCGGCAAGGCCCTCCTCGTCGTGAACGACCGCATCGACGTCGCCCTTGCGGCCGAGGCTGACGGGGCGCAACTGCCCGAGGATGGCATCCCGACTCTCGTGGCGCGCGGCCTCATCGGCAAGCATGCGGTGCTTGGCCGCTCCGTGCACTCCGTAGAGGCCGCCCTGCAGGCCGGGCGGGAGAGCGCCGACTTCGTAATCGCCGGCACCGTCTACAAGAGCGCCTCAAAGCCCGACGTAAAGCCCATGGGGCCGGGGCTGATAGCCGACATCACACAGGCGGCCGGCAACCTGCCGGTCCTCGCGATCGGGGGCGTCACGGCGAAGAACATCGGTGAGGTGATAAAGGCAGGCGCAGCCGGGGTTGCCGTCATCTCGGCCATCGCCAACGCCGAAGACCCGCGCGCCGCCGCCGAGGAGTTGAGCAAGGCAATGCAGGAGGCCTGGGCGGAGGTGCGCTCGGCCGCCTGA